The Akkermansia muciniphila genome contains a region encoding:
- a CDS encoding TatD family hydrolase codes for MIIDTHCHLASAQFDQSRREAYVEHALREGIDRMITLGARPDDWEANAAWARQFPGVVFCALGIHPDDAHDAPEGWADELFRKAQGAPLAAIGETGLDYFHGAPEGWDTEQFRRLQQDLLEQHFDLAARLGLNIVLHTRDRKGSGSFEDALAIARNHAGRVRPVFHCFIGNTAQAARIFDELDGMVSFTGVATFKNAPVAAETARWCPEDRIMLETDSPYLSPEPLRGRMNEPAHLIHTARFIAASRGMELEELARVTTRNAETFYNLDKG; via the coding sequence ATGATTATTGACACGCACTGCCATCTGGCTTCCGCGCAATTCGACCAGTCCCGCCGGGAAGCCTATGTGGAGCATGCCCTCCGGGAAGGCATTGACCGCATGATTACGCTGGGAGCCCGCCCGGATGACTGGGAGGCGAACGCAGCGTGGGCGCGCCAGTTCCCGGGCGTGGTCTTTTGCGCGCTGGGCATCCATCCGGACGACGCCCATGACGCGCCGGAGGGCTGGGCGGACGAACTCTTCCGGAAGGCGCAGGGCGCCCCCCTGGCCGCCATCGGGGAGACGGGGCTGGACTACTTCCACGGAGCGCCGGAAGGGTGGGATACGGAACAATTCCGCCGCCTTCAACAGGACCTGCTGGAACAGCACTTTGACCTCGCGGCGCGCCTGGGCCTCAACATCGTGCTGCACACGCGGGACCGGAAAGGCTCCGGAAGCTTTGAAGACGCTCTGGCGATTGCCCGGAACCACGCGGGCCGCGTGCGTCCCGTGTTCCACTGCTTCATAGGAAACACGGCCCAGGCCGCGCGAATCTTTGACGAACTGGACGGCATGGTCTCCTTCACCGGGGTGGCCACCTTTAAAAACGCCCCCGTGGCGGCGGAAACCGCGCGCTGGTGCCCGGAAGACCGCATCATGCTGGAAACGGACTCCCCCTACCTCAGCCCGGAACCCCTCCGGGGCCGCATGAACGAACCCGCCCATCTCATCCATACGGCCCGTTTCATCGCCGCTTCCAGAGGCATGGAACTGGAGGAACTGGCGCGCGTAACGACGCGAAATGCGGAAACCTTTTATAATCTGGACAAGGGCTGA
- a CDS encoding lipid A deacylase LpxR family protein yields MNCTALCMCAGLLSVASLQAGTQQIEAPQEGPVISFHLENDMFVGDDDNYTNGIRFAWMSGTTSRSHTFSGMLGTVLGGTNASASWRRFMGMNGSPNLRQQWGLDLTQLMYTPEQKATYPLYNQHPYVGNLTLGLTSLVKNEDRANSLELQLGTTGTNSLAKGSQHFIHKLWGMEQWPGWSNQLPGEMTANLFFKRYYRLRGLEKRYSSGFETDALAYWHADAGTVKVQAGGGMSFRFGYNLGNTSPENSIRGATSAAPPFVYNRTNVANWGYYGYLHAAVRAVAHDLYLDGTVFRSSPEYVNKYPVVGEWGYGFGLRYKRTELLFGLHYITKEYTQQESMQCVGVLQLRHTF; encoded by the coding sequence ATGAATTGTACGGCTTTGTGCATGTGCGCCGGCCTGTTGTCGGTGGCTTCCCTTCAGGCAGGAACCCAGCAGATAGAAGCGCCGCAGGAGGGCCCCGTCATCAGTTTCCATCTGGAAAACGACATGTTCGTGGGAGATGACGATAACTATACCAACGGCATCCGCTTTGCCTGGATGTCCGGCACCACGTCCCGGAGCCACACCTTTTCCGGCATGCTGGGAACGGTGCTGGGGGGGACGAACGCTTCGGCTTCCTGGCGGCGTTTCATGGGCATGAACGGTTCCCCCAACCTGCGCCAGCAGTGGGGGCTGGACCTGACCCAGCTCATGTACACTCCGGAGCAGAAGGCCACCTATCCCCTCTACAACCAGCACCCCTATGTGGGCAACCTGACGCTGGGCCTGACCTCCCTGGTCAAGAATGAAGACAGGGCCAATTCCCTGGAACTGCAACTGGGCACCACGGGAACGAATTCCCTGGCGAAAGGCTCCCAGCATTTCATTCATAAGCTGTGGGGCATGGAACAATGGCCCGGCTGGTCCAACCAGCTTCCCGGAGAAATGACGGCCAATCTGTTTTTCAAGCGTTACTACCGCCTGCGCGGGCTGGAGAAGCGCTACAGCTCCGGCTTTGAAACGGACGCCCTGGCCTACTGGCACGCGGACGCGGGCACGGTGAAGGTGCAGGCGGGTGGCGGCATGTCCTTCCGCTTTGGCTACAATCTGGGCAATACTTCCCCTGAAAACAGCATCCGCGGGGCCACCAGCGCCGCGCCGCCCTTCGTTTACAACAGGACGAACGTCGCCAACTGGGGGTATTACGGCTACCTGCACGCCGCCGTGCGCGCCGTGGCCCATGACCTGTACCTGGACGGCACGGTGTTCCGCTCCTCTCCGGAGTACGTGAACAAGTATCCCGTGGTGGGGGAATGGGGTTATGGCTTCGGCCTCCGGTACAAGCGCACGGAACTGCTGTTCGGCCTCCATTACATCACCAAGGAGTACACGCAGCAGGAATCCATGCAGTGCGTGGGCGTCCTTCAGTTAAGACATACTTTTTAA
- a CDS encoding glycoside hydrolase family 2 TIM barrel-domain containing protein — translation MRTTRSWLLSCTALAVGSAMCGLGAPGDSAPAPAPTGLEWEQEQNLHLNKEAPTAFFASFSDLQSALKVLPENSKWRKSLNGQWKFHWAKDPQSRPADFYKPDYDVRDWKEIKVPASWQTQGYGTPIYSNQPYPFERSWPYVMKEPSNKNYTSYKERNPVGSYRRTFEVPADWDGREVYMQFDGVDSFFYLWINGQYVGFSKDSRNPARFDISPYLKKGENVVAAEVYRHSDGAYLECQDMFRLSGIFRNVSIFAVPKVHIRDFFAQTNPVDQRDWALNIDPAKPGTMNGDWRLQVDVDVRNLFPATEKLEGCTVSMALYDASGKLVEPVKPKDAPYDGVLEKPLRITGMKDFKTSLLGIYAKPKLWSAEDPNLYTLVLTLKRDGKTEEMVSSRVGFRNVVIKDSVFLVNGQPVKVKGVNRHESHPETGHYVTPEQMEEEVQMMKRANINHVRCSHYPADPYFYYLCDKYGIYVQDEANIESHGYYYGKESLSHPIEWMPAHVDRIMAMVERNKNHPSVIMWSLGNEAGPGQNFRSAEKIVKARDMSRPTHYERNNDIVDLGSNQYPSVDWTRSMAANKNFPKPYYISEYAHNMMNAMGNLADYWEAIESSDRIMGGAIWDWVDQGLYKTLPNGEKMLAYGGDFNDHPNSGQFVFNGTILADRTPEPGYFEVKHVYQNISTSLTDDGKIAIFNKNFFTDLSPYDITWTLTENGNVVAEGKLDTPPAGPREKIVVPVPDIPQLKNRKPGAEYALRIGYKLKKDKDWAKKGYELAFDQLQLPVQGDMPMFKAPSGKVTLSADKHTVSGKDFSVQFDAATGELAQFTVNGKPLFKTPMAVNALRAASSNEPGVMAKSMANGLRELKHELLSYEAVDNGTSVTVKQSVKVSGKQAENISGYGDTKTAITPRKQPLNDTNTHFINNLEWTIYPDGTVVCQSVLLPRGNPLELLRLGYELQLPANMGNVTYYGRGPEENYADRKSGMPLGVYKTTARDSFFPYGRPQDCGNHEDTRWVAVTDDKGQGLLFGSVGAPFAFSAIPYTTTDLILANHPVELPKTTDKTVLILSSATRGLGGASCGPGPMGKDIIKANKPYPLSFFMRPVTSKSYKGEIRVPAAQLDMTMLTRTDKYTVKSVSSQEQGEADAEFAIDGDPGTFWHSEYNKTVTKHPHVLAVDLGKEREFSGITYLPRQDGSGNGRVKDYSVEVSTDGEKWQPAAKGAFPDSPDLQEVKFQAPVKARYFRFSALSETKGRDYAAVAELDIIPVKK, via the coding sequence ATGAGAACGACCAGATCCTGGCTTTTATCCTGTACCGCGCTGGCGGTAGGCTCCGCCATGTGCGGCCTCGGAGCCCCGGGCGATTCCGCCCCCGCGCCCGCCCCCACCGGGCTGGAATGGGAGCAGGAACAGAACCTGCATTTGAACAAGGAGGCCCCCACGGCCTTTTTTGCGTCTTTCAGCGATTTGCAGTCCGCCCTGAAGGTGCTGCCTGAAAACAGCAAATGGCGCAAGTCCTTGAACGGCCAGTGGAAGTTCCACTGGGCAAAGGACCCCCAGAGCCGCCCGGCCGATTTTTACAAGCCGGATTACGACGTGAGGGACTGGAAGGAAATCAAGGTGCCCGCCTCCTGGCAGACGCAGGGCTACGGCACCCCCATTTATTCCAACCAGCCGTACCCCTTTGAACGCTCCTGGCCCTATGTGATGAAGGAGCCCTCCAACAAGAATTACACGTCCTACAAGGAACGGAACCCCGTAGGCTCCTACCGCCGCACCTTTGAAGTGCCCGCGGACTGGGACGGCAGGGAGGTGTACATGCAGTTTGACGGCGTGGATTCCTTCTTCTACCTCTGGATCAACGGGCAGTACGTGGGCTTTTCCAAGGACTCCCGCAATCCGGCCCGCTTTGACATCAGCCCCTACCTCAAGAAGGGGGAAAACGTGGTGGCCGCGGAGGTGTACCGCCATTCCGACGGCGCGTACCTGGAATGCCAGGATATGTTCCGCCTGTCAGGCATTTTCCGCAACGTTTCCATTTTTGCGGTGCCGAAGGTCCACATCCGCGACTTTTTCGCGCAGACCAATCCGGTGGACCAGAGGGACTGGGCCCTGAACATTGACCCCGCCAAGCCCGGCACCATGAACGGAGACTGGCGCCTCCAGGTGGACGTGGACGTGCGCAACCTGTTCCCGGCAACCGAGAAGCTGGAAGGGTGCACCGTATCCATGGCCCTGTATGACGCTTCCGGCAAGCTGGTGGAGCCCGTCAAGCCCAAGGACGCCCCGTATGACGGCGTGCTGGAAAAGCCCTTGCGCATCACCGGCATGAAGGATTTCAAGACTTCCCTGCTGGGCATTTACGCCAAGCCCAAACTGTGGTCCGCGGAGGACCCCAACCTGTACACGCTGGTGCTGACGCTGAAGCGTGACGGCAAGACGGAGGAGATGGTTTCCTCCCGCGTGGGCTTCCGCAACGTGGTGATTAAGGACAGCGTGTTCCTGGTGAACGGCCAGCCGGTCAAGGTGAAGGGCGTGAACCGCCATGAAAGCCATCCGGAAACCGGGCACTACGTGACCCCGGAGCAGATGGAGGAGGAGGTGCAGATGATGAAGCGCGCCAACATCAACCACGTGCGCTGCTCCCATTATCCCGCAGACCCCTATTTCTACTACCTTTGCGACAAGTACGGCATTTACGTGCAGGATGAGGCCAACATCGAGTCCCACGGCTACTACTACGGCAAGGAGTCCCTTTCCCACCCCATCGAATGGATGCCGGCCCACGTGGACCGCATCATGGCGATGGTGGAGCGCAACAAGAACCACCCCAGCGTGATCATGTGGTCCCTGGGGAATGAAGCCGGCCCCGGCCAGAACTTCCGCAGCGCGGAAAAGATCGTGAAGGCCAGGGACATGTCCCGCCCCACCCACTATGAACGCAATAACGACATTGTGGACCTGGGCTCCAACCAGTACCCCTCCGTGGACTGGACGCGCTCCATGGCGGCCAACAAGAACTTCCCCAAGCCCTACTACATTTCCGAGTACGCGCACAACATGATGAACGCCATGGGCAACCTGGCGGATTACTGGGAGGCCATTGAGTCCTCCGACCGCATCATGGGCGGCGCCATCTGGGACTGGGTGGACCAGGGCCTGTACAAGACGCTGCCGAACGGGGAAAAGATGCTGGCCTACGGCGGGGACTTCAACGACCATCCCAACAGCGGGCAGTTCGTGTTCAACGGCACCATCCTGGCGGATCGCACGCCGGAACCGGGCTACTTTGAAGTGAAGCACGTTTATCAGAACATCTCCACGTCCCTGACGGACGACGGCAAGATCGCCATCTTCAACAAGAACTTCTTTACGGACCTGTCTCCGTACGACATTACCTGGACCCTGACGGAGAACGGGAATGTGGTGGCGGAAGGCAAGCTGGATACGCCTCCGGCCGGACCCAGGGAGAAGATCGTGGTGCCCGTACCGGACATCCCGCAGCTGAAAAACCGTAAGCCGGGAGCGGAATACGCCCTGCGCATCGGCTACAAGCTGAAGAAGGACAAGGACTGGGCCAAGAAGGGCTATGAACTGGCCTTTGACCAGCTCCAGCTTCCCGTGCAGGGAGACATGCCCATGTTCAAGGCTCCTTCCGGCAAGGTCACCCTCAGCGCGGACAAACACACCGTGTCCGGCAAGGATTTCTCCGTGCAGTTTGACGCGGCCACCGGGGAACTGGCCCAGTTCACCGTGAACGGCAAGCCCCTGTTCAAGACGCCCATGGCGGTGAACGCCCTGCGCGCCGCTTCCAGCAATGAGCCGGGCGTCATGGCCAAGAGCATGGCCAATGGCCTCCGTGAGCTGAAGCATGAACTGCTCAGTTATGAAGCCGTGGACAACGGCACCAGCGTCACCGTCAAGCAGTCCGTCAAGGTAAGCGGCAAGCAGGCTGAAAACATCAGCGGCTACGGCGACACCAAGACCGCCATCACGCCCAGAAAGCAGCCTCTGAACGACACGAACACCCATTTCATCAACAATCTGGAATGGACTATCTACCCGGATGGAACCGTCGTCTGCCAGTCCGTGCTGCTGCCGCGCGGCAATCCCCTGGAGCTGCTGCGCCTGGGGTATGAACTCCAGCTTCCGGCGAACATGGGCAACGTGACCTACTACGGCCGCGGGCCGGAGGAAAACTATGCGGACCGCAAGAGCGGCATGCCCCTGGGCGTGTACAAGACGACGGCCCGGGATTCCTTCTTCCCGTACGGCAGGCCGCAGGATTGCGGCAACCATGAAGACACCCGCTGGGTGGCCGTCACGGATGACAAGGGGCAGGGCCTGCTCTTCGGTTCCGTGGGCGCCCCGTTTGCCTTTTCGGCCATTCCCTACACCACGACGGACCTGATTCTGGCCAACCACCCCGTGGAGCTGCCCAAGACGACGGACAAGACCGTGCTGATCCTCTCCTCCGCCACGCGCGGCCTGGGGGGCGCCTCCTGCGGCCCCGGCCCCATGGGCAAGGACATCATCAAGGCCAACAAGCCCTACCCGCTGTCCTTCTTCATGCGTCCCGTCACCTCCAAGTCCTACAAGGGTGAAATCCGCGTGCCCGCGGCCCAGCTGGACATGACCATGCTGACCCGTACGGACAAGTACACCGTCAAGAGCGTTTCCAGCCAGGAGCAGGGAGAGGCGGACGCCGAGTTCGCCATTGACGGGGATCCCGGCACCTTCTGGCACTCCGAGTACAACAAGACCGTGACCAAGCACCCGCACGTGCTGGCCGTGGACCTGGGCAAGGAGCGGGAGTTCTCCGGCATTACCTACCTCCCCCGCCAGGACGGCAGCGGCAATGGCCGCGTGAAGGATTATTCCGTGGAAGTGAGCACGGACGGTGAAAAATGGCAACCTGCCGCCAAGGGAGCCTTCCCGGACAGCCCGGACCTTCAGGAAGTGAAGTTCCAGGCGCCCGTCAAGGCGCGCTACTTCCGTTTCTCCGCCCTCAGTGAAACGAAGGGCCGGGATTACGCCGCCGTAGCGGAACTGGATATCATTCCCGTCAAGAAATAA
- a CDS encoding PEP-CTERM sorting domain-containing protein, producing MKHSFLLCAAAGLVLTGAASATTLSVYNENDYGDAPVTPIFDASGHSLANGSAMLGHLTSSTWSFDLVNGNIQWSRDNTPVDQLSYSQMVEIRQSFASSLSAVSPEYPGAITNNGQFSLSGTVASGLEGKPIVLLITNDDSSAEFSLFAFRNVTTGELALYPGVVGDDMQFFFGSQEEAAAEGYDWYITPLLGDDFNLVVPEPATATLSLLGLAALMMRRRR from the coding sequence ATGAAACATTCCTTCCTGCTGTGCGCCGCCGCCGGCCTGGTCCTGACCGGAGCCGCCTCCGCTACGACTCTCTCCGTTTATAATGAAAACGACTACGGAGACGCCCCCGTTACGCCCATTTTTGACGCTTCCGGACATTCTCTGGCAAACGGGTCCGCCATGCTCGGCCATTTGACCAGCAGTACATGGTCCTTTGACCTGGTCAACGGAAACATCCAATGGTCCAGGGACAACACGCCCGTGGACCAGTTGAGCTACAGCCAGATGGTGGAAATCAGGCAGAGTTTCGCCAGCAGCCTTTCCGCCGTCTCTCCGGAATATCCCGGCGCCATCACCAATAACGGCCAGTTCTCCCTTTCCGGCACCGTAGCCTCAGGACTGGAAGGAAAGCCTATTGTGCTGCTGATCACCAATGATGATTCCTCTGCCGAATTTTCCCTGTTTGCGTTCCGGAACGTGACGACAGGCGAACTGGCCCTGTACCCGGGAGTGGTGGGAGACGACATGCAGTTCTTCTTCGGCTCACAGGAGGAAGCCGCTGCCGAAGGCTATGACTGGTACATCACTCCCCTCCTGGGCGACGATTTCAACCTGGTGGTTCCCGAACCCGCCACCGCTACGCTGAGCCTGCTTGGCTTGGCTGCCCTGATGATGCGCAGACGGCGGTAA
- a CDS encoding exo-alpha-sialidase — translation MNVFHTLRRTFTAAILFFLYLGSVMALRADEAVSENFDSFQTGGFTSLTTALGTMTAESGHAAIANNRWSSQPNCLRLIGLGAGTKSTATLTLPAPLAVKKMLSLTGERWTSANPFSFTIHAADREGKETLVADGSSLKTGGNPMTQQVTGTIPSGTAVLIFRCEAPANTGVLLDDLAFSEFKPFSSAAEAWPAMIRMEANGILRFSLTETPSTYAGMAVTVDMGPSDDLGDIESVSLYTGDANNIYSTPAYGSSGHGAMSSPGILASPAQPPAPVMTFSVTPGALTDGQQYYFWVSVKLKDSASMDHKVGARIASVTVDGETTDVTGGVTARQRIGYAIAKANDPVYGGPTEGKTSRKFRIPGIVRARNGDLVSVFDIRYDGRNDMQANIDTGCSRSTDNGRTWTPVNVAVNFNPTGNSANDYNSGYGVSDPCILLDEVNGTLWVAGIARHGLASSKANVDVESLETVQYVVAYSTDNGQTWGSADPDTGEFVKTKPRSINGDIKNRAWKSFFQGPGHGITMKKTVNGVRPIVFPSQIWTGTSGAGTPQSCIIYSLDRGQTWISEDTGKSGTLGIGASSSECVVTELSDGRLMLNARNENKSGYRKVFTTDDMGKTWTAHATNLKALPEPAACQASQLAVENSGNIGRALLFSNPAKTAAPRALMTLKASFDEGATWPANRQVLYDSRPCAGYSDICEAGDGHIGVLYEGLNGDENIFFLRIPHGEFLPSLDVPAAQTIRVEAEGVTAATFTVSSDDSWTVSSSADWITVSPVSGSGNGTFTYSADRWEGAGERTGAITVTVPGVQPAVVTIIQSGRAPALAVSPGAHVLPKNGGTAIFSVTCDAAWTVSKTADWVNITGMQGAETGNGTVSIAVAANPGESSRTAGFSFSSFGTVRSATVVQRGQKRTWDEWKEDEITSRDPDTDQTGPNDSPAGDGIPNLLKYATGLDPLKPCGSVVQVSTEEAGGGTFLALDWPVNPEATGIRHLVEASEDLRTWTEITEVETEGKSSATFRDTVPMNAEGPRRRFLRLKISREGENAP, via the coding sequence ATGAACGTCTTCCACACTCTCCGCCGCACTTTCACCGCCGCCATCCTGTTTTTCCTGTACCTGGGCTCCGTCATGGCGCTGCGGGCGGACGAGGCCGTTTCTGAAAACTTTGATTCCTTCCAGACGGGCGGATTCACCTCCCTTACGACCGCGCTGGGAACCATGACGGCGGAAAGCGGCCATGCCGCCATTGCCAATAACCGCTGGTCTTCCCAGCCCAACTGCCTGCGGCTCATAGGCCTGGGTGCGGGGACGAAAAGCACGGCCACGCTGACCCTGCCTGCTCCCCTGGCCGTTAAAAAAATGCTTTCCCTGACGGGGGAACGCTGGACGTCCGCCAATCCCTTCTCCTTCACCATCCATGCCGCGGACCGGGAAGGGAAGGAAACCCTGGTTGCGGACGGCTCCTCCCTGAAAACGGGCGGCAACCCCATGACCCAGCAGGTGACGGGAACCATCCCTTCCGGCACTGCCGTCCTGATCTTCCGTTGCGAGGCCCCCGCCAATACAGGTGTCCTCCTGGATGATCTGGCCTTTTCCGAATTCAAGCCTTTTTCCAGCGCGGCAGAAGCGTGGCCCGCCATGATCCGCATGGAGGCCAACGGCATTCTCCGTTTTTCCCTGACGGAAACTCCCTCCACTTATGCCGGCATGGCCGTCACCGTGGACATGGGCCCGTCCGATGACCTGGGAGACATTGAAAGCGTCTCTCTTTACACCGGGGACGCCAACAACATTTACTCCACACCCGCCTACGGCAGCAGCGGCCACGGCGCCATGAGCTCCCCCGGCATCCTGGCCAGCCCCGCCCAGCCGCCGGCCCCCGTCATGACCTTCTCCGTCACTCCGGGGGCGCTCACGGACGGCCAGCAATACTACTTCTGGGTCAGCGTCAAACTCAAGGATTCCGCCAGCATGGACCACAAGGTGGGCGCCAGAATCGCCTCCGTTACCGTGGACGGGGAAACGACGGATGTTACCGGCGGAGTGACGGCCCGGCAGCGGATAGGCTATGCCATCGCCAAGGCGAACGACCCCGTTTACGGGGGACCCACGGAAGGAAAGACCTCCAGGAAATTCCGCATTCCGGGCATTGTGCGCGCCAGGAACGGAGACCTGGTCTCCGTCTTTGACATCCGCTACGACGGCCGGAACGACATGCAGGCCAATATTGACACGGGGTGCAGCCGCTCCACGGACAACGGCCGCACCTGGACGCCCGTCAACGTGGCCGTCAACTTCAACCCCACGGGCAATTCCGCCAATGATTACAACTCCGGCTACGGCGTCAGCGACCCCTGCATCCTGCTGGATGAAGTCAACGGCACCCTGTGGGTGGCAGGCATCGCCAGGCACGGGCTGGCCTCCTCCAAGGCCAACGTGGATGTGGAAAGCCTGGAAACCGTCCAGTACGTAGTGGCATACAGCACGGATAACGGCCAGACATGGGGGTCCGCAGACCCGGATACCGGGGAGTTCGTGAAAACGAAGCCCCGGAGCATTAACGGGGACATCAAGAACAGGGCCTGGAAATCCTTCTTCCAGGGCCCGGGCCACGGCATTACGATGAAAAAAACGGTCAATGGCGTGCGCCCCATTGTCTTCCCCTCCCAGATATGGACGGGTACCAGCGGCGCGGGCACGCCCCAGTCCTGCATCATTTATTCCCTGGACCGCGGCCAGACCTGGATCAGCGAGGATACCGGAAAATCCGGCACGCTCGGCATCGGGGCCAGCTCCAGCGAATGCGTGGTCACGGAGCTGAGCGACGGGCGCCTGATGCTCAACGCCCGCAATGAAAACAAGAGCGGCTACAGAAAAGTCTTCACGACGGACGACATGGGGAAAACGTGGACAGCCCACGCCACCAACCTGAAAGCGCTGCCGGAGCCCGCCGCCTGCCAGGCCAGCCAGCTTGCCGTGGAAAACTCCGGGAACATCGGCAGGGCCCTTCTCTTCTCCAACCCCGCCAAAACCGCCGCCCCCCGCGCCCTGATGACCCTCAAAGCCTCCTTTGACGAAGGCGCCACGTGGCCCGCGAACCGCCAGGTTCTCTATGATTCCCGCCCCTGCGCCGGCTATTCCGACATATGCGAGGCGGGAGACGGCCACATCGGCGTACTATATGAAGGGCTCAATGGGGATGAGAATATCTTCTTCCTCCGCATTCCGCATGGTGAATTCCTCCCCTCCCTGGACGTTCCCGCCGCCCAAACCATCCGCGTGGAGGCGGAAGGAGTGACGGCCGCCACGTTCACCGTCTCCAGTGATGATTCCTGGACAGTCTCCTCCTCCGCAGACTGGATCACCGTTTCTCCGGTTTCCGGCTCCGGAAACGGCACGTTCACGTACAGCGCGGACCGCTGGGAAGGCGCGGGAGAACGCACCGGCGCCATCACCGTTACCGTTCCCGGCGTCCAGCCGGCCGTGGTCACCATCATCCAGTCCGGCAGGGCTCCCGCCCTGGCCGTGTCCCCCGGCGCCCACGTTCTTCCCAAAAACGGGGGAACGGCCATTTTCTCCGTCACCTGTGATGCCGCGTGGACCGTTTCCAAAACGGCGGACTGGGTGAACATCACCGGAATGCAAGGAGCGGAAACGGGTAATGGAACCGTATCCATTGCCGTAGCGGCCAATCCCGGGGAAAGCTCCCGCACGGCCGGATTCTCCTTTTCCTCCTTTGGAACCGTCCGCTCCGCTACCGTGGTTCAACGGGGGCAAAAACGCACCTGGGATGAATGGAAAGAGGATGAAATCACCTCCCGTGACCCAGACACGGACCAGACGGGGCCCAATGACTCCCCTGCGGGGGACGGCATTCCCAACCTGCTGAAATACGCCACGGGCCTGGACCCTCTCAAACCCTGCGGGAGCGTGGTGCAGGTTTCCACGGAGGAAGCGGGCGGCGGCACTTTTCTGGCGCTGGACTGGCCCGTCAATCCGGAAGCCACGGGAATCAGGCATCTGGTGGAAGCCTCTGAAGACCTCCGCACCTGGACGGAAATAACGGAAGTGGAGACGGAGGGCAAAAGCTCCGCCACCTTCCGGGATACCGTTCCCATGAACGCGGAAGGCCCCCGGAGGCGCTTCCTGCGTCTGAAAATCTCCCGGGAAGGGGAAAACGCGCCTTAA